In a genomic window of Macrobrachium nipponense isolate FS-2020 chromosome 10, ASM1510439v2, whole genome shotgun sequence:
- the LOC135224039 gene encoding general transcription factor II-I repeat domain-containing protein 2B-like, which produces MATAKKIKLDVRSFQSSWTNDFGFIQQNDRAVCALCCENVVCRTSSVKRHFETKHEKTFKDSADKAEAIKKAVSRYGKQSNVFKNLSASKSNETEASYKLALCIAKHGKPFTDGDFIKAAFLECSEVLFDGITNKHVIISRIKDMPVSARTVERRISEMADNVTQQQTVALTITPVFSVALDESVDINDIPRLAVFARYSDTEVHEELCCLKPMYGTTKGEDILKAFTDHFENRGVDIGERFLQLQRMVLSCGKVLERFVGCFDEIKVFLSEKEDYPELEDGDWIVKLMFLSDITKHLNEFNLLLQGAGKTVLDLYDNWKAFVAKLAIYSTDVETGSFRYFKNLKNLSSMHPVNTSDLQLYMQELKSEFSIRFQDFQHMGPVFSFLIRPDTFKYSDLDTTLFEWMETEELEMQLIDFQASTLWSAKFKDLREILESSKNDHATSILRSWASLPDKFNCMKKVAFALLSAYGSTYQCEQIFSQMKHILSPHRSRLTTDHSEGCVKLKVSKYSPEISTLVKGKQEGQGSH; this is translated from the exons ATGGCTACTGCGAAAAAAATCAAGCTTGATGTCCGATCATTTCAGTCGTCATGGACAAATGACTTTGGATTTATTCAGCAGAATGACCGTGCTGTGTGTGCTCTCTGCTGCGAGAATGTCGTATGCCGCACATCAAGTGTTAAAAGACATTTCGAAACAAAGCACGAAAAGACTTTCAAGGATAGTGCTGACAAAGCTGAGGCGATCAAGAAAGCAGTATCCCGCTATGGAAAACAGAGTAATGTGTTTAAAAACTTGAGTGCTAGCAAAAGTAATGAAACTGAGGCCAGTTACAAACTAGCTCTGTGTATTGCTAAGCATGGAAAGCCTTTTACTGATGGAGATTTTATAAAAGCAGCTTTCCTAGAGTGCTCTGAAGTATTATTCGATGgaataacaaacaaacacgtGATTATCTCAAGGATAAAAGACATGCCTGTCTCAGCTAGGACCGTGGAGAGACGTATTTCTGAAATGGCTGATAATGTAACCCAGCAGCAAACGGTTGCTTTAACAATTACACCTGTGTTCAGTGTTGCCCTGGACGAAAGCGTGGATATAAATGACATTCCCCGCTTGGCTGTTTTTGCCAGGTATAGTGACACAGAGGTACACGAGGAACTGTGCTGTCTTAAACCTATGTATGGAACCACcaagggagaagacatactgaagGCATTCACCGACCATTTTGAGAACAGAGGGGTAGACATAGGGGAAAGATTTTTGCAATTACAACGGATG GTGTTAAGTTGTGGGAAGGTATTGGAGAGATTTGTGGGATGCTTTGATGAAATCAAGGTTTTCTTATCAGAAAAAGAAGACTATCCTGAGTTGGAAGACGGAGATTGGATTGTGAAACTTATGTTTCTCTCAGACATCACCAAACATCTAAATGAGTTCAATCTTCTCCTGCAAGGTGCAGGAAAAACGGTATTGGATTTGTACGATAATTGGAAAGCATTTGTTGCAAAGCTTGCAATCTACTCAACAGATGTGGAAACCGGCTCTTTCCGTTATTTCAAAAATCTGAAAAACTTATCTTCAATGCATCCAGTCAACACTTCTGATCTACAACTGTACATGCAAGAATTAAAGTCAGAATTCTCAATCAGGTTTCAAGATTTTCAACACATGGGcccagtgttttcatttttaatcagaCCGGACACCTTTAAATACAGTGACTTGGACACGACTCTCTTTGAGTGGATGGAAACTGAGGAATTAGAAATGCAGTTAATCGACTTTCAGGCCTCAACATTGTGGTCAGCTAAATTCAAAGATCTTCGAGAAATACTGGAAAGCAGTAAGAATGATCATGCAACATCCATCTTAAGGTCTTGGGCATCACTACCTGATAAATTCAATTGCATGAAGAAAGTAGCTTTTGCACTGCTATCAGCGTATGGATCCACATATCAATGTGAGCAGATATTTTCACAAATGAAGCACATCCTCAGCCCTCATCGCAGCAGGCTTACAACGGATCACTCTGAGGGTTGCGTGAAACTCAAGGTGTCGAAAtattcacctgaaatttcaacTTTGGTCAAAGGGAAGCAAGAAGGGCAAGGATCGCATTAA